The proteins below are encoded in one region of Ferroplasma acidiphilum:
- a CDS encoding ACT domain-containing protein: protein MVNTAEIVRKYIDGNPDLKDYLNRGIINISALSREIMANTGIEDFDATMAALKRYRSNGQAVYNSEILDRSNLEMSSNISLIVIKKSYESLKIITGIIGNLKKLNSINLVETKNSFSLIGDNETIKGFSNFFSDEQIIEHKKDLGQLSIISPEEIEKTKGYINFITMLLYRAGINILQIISFYSDTIIILEEKDLTDAFKIISAKMIER from the coding sequence ATGGTTAACACCGCAGAAATAGTTAGAAAGTACATCGATGGGAATCCAGACCTAAAAGATTACCTGAATAGAGGTATTATCAATATTTCAGCCCTTTCCCGGGAAATTATGGCAAATACAGGAATAGAAGATTTTGATGCTACGATGGCTGCCCTGAAACGGTATAGAAGCAATGGGCAGGCTGTATATAATTCTGAAATTTTAGACAGGTCAAACCTTGAAATGTCATCCAATATTTCCCTTATAGTTATTAAAAAAAGCTATGAAAGCCTTAAAATTATAACAGGAATTATAGGGAATCTAAAAAAATTGAATTCCATAAACCTTGTTGAGACAAAAAATTCCTTTTCCCTTATTGGGGACAATGAAACAATTAAAGGGTTTTCAAATTTCTTTTCAGACGAACAGATAATAGAGCATAAGAAGGATCTGGGGCAACTATCCATCATAAGCCCGGAAGAGATAGAAAAAACAAAGGGATATATTAATTTTATAACCATGCTGCTGTACAGGGCTGGCATTAATATTCTGCAGATTATCTCATTTTATAGTGATACAATAATTATTCTTGAGGAGAAAGACCTGACAGATGCGTTTAAGATAATTTCAGCTAAAATGATAGAAAGATAA
- a CDS encoding amylo-alpha-1,6-glucosidase translates to MNFKEEWLIANSKGSYSSSTISFANTRTYHGILVKSEQNNYNRYVILSKLYEELAFQGKQYAIDTNYYPGTMWPEGFRYIQDYSTTPYPSLTFNLEGNICKKSLILDPDADTVVIRYEFPEKIPDMVNLYPLLALRSFHNVIKSGQKEFVADEDKGSYSFTDGIYSLKISKIGKFINKGLWYYNFIYPEEQERGTNSMEDLYLPGVISISNIKSPLDIAITTDDNFSGNFQDIQQRLTARGENNEGDPAINALRRNSYNFRLKNDLIAGFHWFGPWARDTFISMPGLLLIEKNFDMAREIFLNYAGKMKENLVPNNLYSQSFERSADAPLWFIYALYKYYAYSNDSSFVRSLLKNVRDIINSYISGNEDFSLDGKFIKVSNAPMTWMDAKNGNTSFTPRIGKPVEINALWYNSLKIYTYFCNISGEQPEKTVNDILSEFEDEFTGKFIINGEIADTIDPVDTSFRPNFLFAYSLPFPLLNQKQFLEKARLELVTPYGLRSLSPRSNKFAGTYSGPVMERDRAYHNGTVWPWLAGPYITACVRNGSNPDNLYRFFSDLYSMEMVPEIFDGLSPGEPRGCIMQAWSYGELIRAYYEDIRKYSPGTTVKRGVK, encoded by the coding sequence ATGAATTTTAAAGAAGAATGGCTTATTGCTAATTCAAAGGGTTCCTATTCTTCTTCAACAATCTCATTTGCAAATACCAGGACATATCACGGGATTCTGGTCAAATCCGAACAGAATAATTATAATAGATATGTTATATTATCGAAACTTTATGAGGAACTTGCATTTCAGGGGAAACAGTATGCAATAGATACAAATTATTACCCGGGAACAATGTGGCCTGAAGGATTTAGATACATACAGGATTACTCCACCACACCATATCCTTCGTTAACATTTAATCTTGAAGGAAATATATGCAAAAAATCATTAATTCTGGATCCGGATGCAGATACAGTTGTTATAAGATATGAATTTCCTGAAAAAATACCGGATATGGTTAACCTTTATCCGCTGCTGGCACTCAGGAGCTTTCATAATGTAATAAAATCCGGGCAAAAGGAATTTGTTGCAGACGAAGATAAAGGCTCTTATAGTTTCACAGATGGAATTTATTCCCTTAAAATTTCAAAGATTGGGAAATTTATTAATAAGGGATTATGGTATTATAATTTTATTTACCCTGAAGAGCAGGAGAGGGGAACAAATAGTATGGAAGATTTATACCTGCCAGGGGTAATAAGCATAAGCAATATCAAAAGCCCGCTGGATATAGCAATAACAACGGATGACAATTTCTCAGGGAATTTTCAGGACATCCAGCAAAGATTAACAGCCAGGGGGGAAAATAATGAGGGGGACCCTGCAATTAACGCATTGAGAAGAAACTCATATAATTTCAGGTTAAAAAATGATTTAATTGCCGGATTCCACTGGTTTGGCCCATGGGCAAGGGATACCTTTATATCAATGCCAGGACTCTTATTAATAGAAAAGAATTTTGATATGGCAAGGGAAATTTTCTTAAATTATGCTGGCAAAATGAAGGAAAACCTAGTACCTAACAATCTTTATAGCCAATCTTTTGAAAGGTCTGCGGATGCACCATTGTGGTTTATATACGCTCTTTACAAATACTATGCTTATTCAAATGACAGTTCATTTGTCAGATCATTATTAAAGAATGTCAGAGATATAATAAATTCGTATATCTCCGGGAATGAAGATTTTTCCCTCGATGGTAAATTCATAAAGGTCAGCAATGCACCTATGACATGGATGGATGCTAAAAACGGCAACACCAGTTTCACTCCGAGAATCGGCAAACCTGTTGAAATCAATGCACTCTGGTATAATTCCCTGAAAATATATACTTATTTTTGCAACATTTCAGGGGAACAACCGGAAAAAACGGTAAATGATATACTTTCCGAGTTTGAGGATGAATTCACAGGCAAATTCATTATTAACGGGGAAATAGCTGATACTATAGACCCTGTGGACACATCTTTCAGGCCCAATTTTCTATTTGCATATTCACTTCCTTTTCCACTTTTAAACCAGAAGCAATTCCTCGAGAAAGCCCGATTAGAACTTGTAACCCCATACGGATTGAGAAGCCTCTCTCCCCGCAGCAATAAATTTGCAGGTACATACTCCGGCCCGGTCATGGAAAGGGATAGGGCATACCATAATGGCACTGTGTGGCCATGGCTCGCAGGCCCCTATATAACAGCCTGTGTCCGGAATGGCTCCAATCCGGATAACCTGTACAGATTCTTTTCTGACTTATACTCTATGGAAATGGTTCCTGAAATCTTTGACGGATTATCTCCAGGAGAACCACGTGGATGCATTATGCAGGCATGGAGCTACGGGGAACTCATAAGGGCATATTATGAAGATATTAGAAAATACTCCCCGGGCACCACTGTAAAGAGGGGAGTGAAATGA
- a CDS encoding glycoside hydrolase family 15 protein yields MVRYIPLGNGKMLLTFDEDYRIVDFYFSETASGNHAAGHPFMYGVSVDDNFKWIDRNQIDSMDYYDHTMVGTVNYSSDGINFENKDFVDIYRNVYVRFITISNNSGVKKNVKLFFHQNFYIYGNDIGDTAAFYPEFNGILHYKEKRYFMASTIDQNGKSIDQYATGVKDVGNLKGTWKDAEDNELSMNPVSIGSVDSVLRHSFDIEAESKFYLYYYIIAGENYEDIEEISMDINLEYMEKLNRRTTNYWELWSSKVLPGLDSETNAIFRRSLFIVKSHSNSIGAIAASCDSDILKISHDGYYYMWPRDASIAAYALSIAGHTESGRKFFSMSTSLMSGKGYMYHKYNMDGSPASSWLPHIMNGKEIYPIQEDETALLIYVLWEYFKKYNDIGFTAPFYESIVIRAAEFMTGFVDADGLPRESFDLWEERYGIHAYTVSTTFAALKAASNFAGVFGDQALSRKYSDAADRMVNAFDQKFYSDEYRRYARAIINGKLDFTVDSALSSIAIFGMKNPTDSRVLSTMEAIMEKLWVNGSGGIARYENDNYMRIREDSNITGNPWIITTLWMARYYIRIGNLEKSWSLIEWVKSHRQKSGIFSEQINPYTGEPHSVSPLVWSNAEFIIAILEYSSAYRNQKD; encoded by the coding sequence ATGGTAAGATATATTCCATTGGGAAATGGAAAGATGTTATTAACCTTTGATGAAGATTATAGAATTGTTGATTTTTATTTTTCTGAAACCGCATCCGGGAATCATGCGGCTGGCCACCCCTTTATGTATGGTGTTTCCGTAGATGATAATTTTAAATGGATTGATAGGAACCAGATAGACTCCATGGATTATTATGACCACACAATGGTGGGGACCGTAAATTATTCTTCTGACGGCATCAATTTCGAAAATAAGGATTTTGTAGATATTTACAGAAATGTATATGTAAGATTCATTACCATTTCAAATAACAGTGGTGTCAAGAAGAATGTAAAATTATTTTTCCACCAGAATTTTTACATTTACGGGAATGATATAGGAGACACAGCAGCCTTTTATCCAGAATTTAACGGAATTTTACATTATAAGGAAAAACGGTACTTTATGGCGTCAACAATAGACCAGAACGGAAAATCCATAGACCAGTATGCTACCGGTGTCAAGGATGTAGGCAACCTTAAGGGCACATGGAAAGATGCTGAGGATAATGAGCTTTCAATGAATCCGGTCTCCATAGGATCTGTAGATTCTGTTTTACGGCATTCCTTTGATATAGAAGCAGAAAGTAAATTTTACCTCTATTATTATATTATAGCTGGGGAAAACTATGAAGATATAGAAGAAATCAGCATGGATATAAATCTTGAGTATATGGAAAAACTTAACAGGAGAACCACAAATTACTGGGAGCTATGGTCATCCAAAGTGTTGCCAGGCCTGGATTCTGAGACAAATGCCATTTTCCGTAGATCGCTCTTTATAGTGAAAAGCCATTCCAATTCCATTGGAGCAATAGCTGCTTCCTGCGATAGTGATATTCTAAAGATAAGCCACGATGGCTATTATTACATGTGGCCGAGGGATGCATCCATAGCGGCTTATGCACTCAGTATAGCCGGACATACTGAATCGGGAAGGAAATTCTTTTCAATGTCAACATCATTGATGTCCGGAAAAGGCTATATGTACCATAAGTACAATATGGATGGGAGCCCTGCCAGTAGCTGGCTTCCCCATATAATGAATGGCAAAGAGATATATCCGATCCAGGAGGATGAAACCGCACTACTTATATATGTCCTGTGGGAATATTTCAAAAAATATAATGATATAGGGTTTACTGCGCCTTTTTACGAAAGTATTGTGATTAGGGCCGCTGAATTTATGACAGGGTTTGTAGACGCTGACGGCCTGCCCAGGGAATCGTTTGACCTCTGGGAAGAAAGATACGGGATACATGCATATACTGTATCTACCACCTTTGCTGCACTTAAAGCCGCATCCAATTTCGCGGGGGTTTTTGGCGACCAGGCACTTTCGAGAAAGTATTCAGATGCTGCAGATAGAATGGTAAATGCCTTTGATCAGAAATTTTATTCGGATGAATATAGAAGGTATGCCCGTGCCATTATCAATGGAAAACTGGATTTCACGGTGGATAGCGCATTATCATCAATTGCCATATTCGGAATGAAAAACCCAACGGATTCGAGGGTGCTTTCAACAATGGAAGCGATTATGGAAAAATTGTGGGTAAATGGAAGCGGAGGCATAGCGAGATATGAAAATGACAATTATATGCGGATAAGGGAAGATAGCAACATAACTGGAAATCCCTGGATAATTACAACACTCTGGATGGCTCGTTACTATATTAGAATAGGAAATTTAGAAAAATCATGGTCCCTTATAGAATGGGTAAAATCCCACAGGCAAAAATCTGGAATTTTTTCAGAACAGATCAACCCCTACACAGGAGAACCACATTCTGTTTCTCCGCTGGTATGGAGCAATGCCGAATTTATAATAGCCATTCTTGAATATTCATCTGCTTACCGGAATCAGAAAGACTGA
- a CDS encoding glutamate--tRNA ligase gives MQQEIRKQVIKNAYMHGGKADISSVVGKLISINPDAKKDMKTLMGTIRKYVDEVNAMGADQLEEIVNTEYPDILIKEKKEERHELPDLPGVNGSVVMRMAPSPSGPLHIGHSRMAILNDEYVKRYGGKLILRIEDTNPGNIDPDAYTMIPEDLKWLGVDVTETVIQSSRMEFYYSEAKRMISEGYMYVIEENQQEFHDLKLKKVPVKERDADPSVNLEKFDKMISGHYSEGEAAVVMKTDINHPNPSIRDWIAFRINTTEHPLTGSKYSVYPTMNFSVSVDDHYLGLTHVIRGIDHLVNTEKQKYVFMYNNWKIPEYFHYGFITIPDTILKTTIIKEGIKSGKYSGWDDIRLGTLKALKKRGYNPETFRKYWVRSGMNKSNATFSWEIFDSMDREIIDYNTERYSFVPHPELISLQNAEPLKSHALLHPQRPDSGFREYSIPAQASVYFPGDEIDKINEGEVIRLKDLCVAVKKGNKLVYSNIEPEGRVKIIQWAPENSGDIQIFHPDGNIDKGKLEPLATEKRGVVQLERYGYVNLDGKNGYFLHK, from the coding sequence ATGCAGCAAGAAATCAGGAAACAGGTTATTAAAAACGCATATATGCATGGTGGGAAAGCGGATATTTCCTCAGTTGTTGGAAAGTTGATTTCCATTAACCCGGATGCAAAAAAGGATATGAAAACCCTTATGGGAACAATAAGGAAATATGTTGACGAGGTAAATGCAATGGGTGCTGACCAGCTGGAGGAGATCGTTAACACCGAGTACCCGGATATACTTATAAAGGAAAAGAAAGAAGAAAGGCATGAACTGCCTGATCTTCCCGGGGTAAATGGGAGTGTTGTTATGAGGATGGCTCCGTCCCCCTCAGGACCCCTGCACATAGGCCATTCGAGAATGGCTATCCTCAACGATGAGTATGTAAAGCGTTATGGCGGGAAACTGATACTTAGAATAGAAGACACAAATCCGGGCAACATTGATCCGGATGCATATACAATGATTCCGGAGGATCTAAAATGGCTGGGCGTTGATGTTACAGAAACTGTAATCCAATCATCCCGGATGGAGTTCTATTATTCTGAAGCAAAGCGCATGATTTCTGAAGGGTATATGTACGTTATTGAAGAAAATCAGCAGGAATTCCATGATCTCAAATTGAAGAAAGTACCTGTAAAAGAAAGGGATGCCGACCCTTCAGTTAACCTTGAAAAATTCGATAAGATGATTTCAGGCCATTACTCCGAGGGTGAAGCAGCAGTGGTAATGAAAACGGACATAAATCACCCGAATCCCTCGATAAGGGACTGGATTGCATTCAGGATAAATACCACCGAGCACCCGCTAACCGGATCAAAATATTCAGTATATCCTACTATGAATTTTTCAGTGTCTGTTGACGACCATTATCTGGGGCTTACACATGTTATAAGGGGAATTGACCATCTTGTCAATACCGAGAAGCAGAAATATGTTTTTATGTACAATAACTGGAAAATACCTGAATATTTCCATTATGGTTTCATAACAATTCCCGATACAATTCTTAAAACAACAATAATCAAGGAAGGCATAAAATCCGGAAAGTACAGTGGATGGGACGATATCAGGCTTGGAACTTTAAAGGCATTGAAGAAGAGAGGATATAATCCTGAAACATTCAGGAAGTACTGGGTCCGTTCAGGAATGAATAAAAGCAATGCAACCTTTTCATGGGAAATATTTGATTCCATGGATAGGGAAATAATAGATTATAATACAGAAAGGTATTCCTTTGTACCACATCCGGAACTCATTAGCCTTCAGAATGCAGAACCCTTAAAAAGCCATGCCCTGCTACATCCACAGCGCCCAGATTCCGGTTTCAGGGAATATAGCATTCCGGCACAGGCATCTGTTTATTTCCCTGGCGATGAAATTGATAAAATAAATGAAGGGGAAGTAATAAGGTTAAAAGACCTCTGTGTGGCGGTAAAAAAGGGCAATAAACTTGTTTATAGCAATATTGAACCGGAAGGCAGGGTGAAGATAATCCAGTGGGCACCTGAAAATTCTGGAGATATCCAGATATTTCATCCGGACGGGAACATAGACAAGGGAAAACTGGAACCTTTAGCAACAGAGAAACGGGGAGTTGTACAGCTGGAACGTTACGGATATGTCAACCTGGATGGCAAAAATGGTTATTTCCTCCATAAATGA
- a CDS encoding glycosyltransferase family 4 protein, with protein sequence MKVAVVGWELPPAFSGGLGIHTSNIFSIIGKIVPTEIYLPDMGYSFPYYPFSIITVKITKGVAGGSYSQVTNFIDAVEDYNRNVIENFRPDGVSVIHCHDWITFRAGIEIKEKFGIPLVVTFHSTEYDRSAYFNPQGNIMKIEKEGAEKADAIITVSNSTKRVLVEKYGIDADKITTVYNGVKSSAYTQGVSYKRERMLLYFGRVTSQKGPKFFMEMADKVNQYEKNVKFVMAGTGDMIGEMESYAVNHGFREKVFFPGFVDFHKAIEYYKRSGVFVIPAVSEPFGITVLESMVSGSPVIMSKTTGVGEALNNVLKVDYWDTDVMSSYAISILNHKSLRETLSLYGKYEGMSFTWEKSAIKTMEVYRSIWKI encoded by the coding sequence ATGAAGGTTGCAGTTGTAGGATGGGAACTTCCCCCGGCATTTTCCGGCGGGCTGGGAATACACACATCCAATATTTTTTCAATAATAGGAAAAATAGTTCCGACAGAGATTTATCTCCCTGATATGGGCTATTCTTTTCCATATTACCCATTCAGTATAATAACAGTGAAAATAACGAAAGGTGTTGCCGGTGGTTCCTATTCACAGGTAACCAACTTTATCGATGCTGTAGAGGATTATAACCGGAATGTTATTGAAAATTTCAGGCCAGATGGTGTGTCGGTAATACATTGCCACGACTGGATAACATTCAGGGCTGGAATCGAGATAAAGGAAAAGTTTGGCATTCCACTTGTTGTAACATTCCACAGCACCGAGTACGATAGGTCAGCATACTTTAACCCCCAGGGCAATATAATGAAAATTGAAAAAGAAGGTGCTGAAAAAGCCGATGCAATAATAACAGTTTCAAACTCTACAAAAAGGGTTCTGGTAGAAAAGTATGGAATAGATGCTGACAAGATAACAACCGTTTATAATGGAGTTAAATCCTCAGCTTACACACAGGGTGTGAGTTATAAAAGAGAGAGGATGCTCCTTTATTTTGGTAGGGTAACAAGCCAGAAAGGGCCTAAATTTTTCATGGAAATGGCGGATAAGGTCAACCAGTATGAGAAAAATGTTAAATTTGTTATGGCAGGAACAGGGGATATGATAGGTGAGATGGAGAGCTATGCAGTAAACCATGGATTCAGGGAAAAAGTATTCTTTCCCGGATTTGTGGATTTCCACAAGGCCATTGAGTATTATAAAAGGTCCGGAGTATTTGTTATACCTGCAGTCTCTGAGCCATTTGGCATCACTGTCCTTGAATCCATGGTTTCCGGATCGCCGGTAATAATGAGCAAAACTACCGGTGTTGGTGAAGCGCTTAACAACGTATTGAAGGTGGATTACTGGGACACTGATGTCATGTCTTCCTATGCTATTTCTATACTGAACCATAAGAGCCTCCGGGAAACCCTTTCACTCTATGGAAAGTATGAGGGCATGTCATTTACCTGGGAAAAATCTGCAATTAAGACAATGGAGGTGTACAGGTCAATATGGAAAATATAG
- a CDS encoding class I SAM-dependent methyltransferase encodes MRYERIKEFREKYIPYNKIVEKMDLKPDDVIIDMGAGDGFYSKLFADKLKNGKVYAIERNPDVLPHLQRNLMEMKNFEVVNENMCHVDIKGFNKIFFSTVFHDIECREDIIDFMIRNSKKPLNVYLIEFNKKSAMGPPLDIRICHDELNKIFTESGFQPGLHMDFEYNYFDSYYLEK; translated from the coding sequence ATGAGATACGAGAGGATTAAAGAATTCAGGGAGAAATATATCCCTTACAATAAAATTGTTGAAAAAATGGACCTTAAACCCGATGATGTAATAATTGATATGGGGGCTGGGGATGGATTTTACAGTAAATTATTTGCCGATAAACTCAAAAATGGGAAGGTGTATGCAATTGAACGCAATCCCGATGTTTTGCCCCATCTACAGAGGAATTTAATGGAAATGAAGAATTTTGAAGTTGTCAATGAAAATATGTGCCATGTAGACATTAAAGGGTTTAACAAAATATTCTTTTCAACTGTTTTCCACGATATAGAATGCAGAGAGGATATAATCGATTTTATGATCCGGAACTCTAAGAAGCCATTGAACGTTTACCTGATAGAATTTAACAAAAAAAGTGCCATGGGCCCTCCACTGGATATAAGGATCTGCCATGATGAGCTAAATAAAATATTCACTGAATCGGGATTCCAGCCTGGCCTGCATATGGATTTTGAATACAATTATTTTGATTCGTATTATCTGGAAAAATAA
- a CDS encoding NOG1 family protein yields the protein MFDYIPTVLRSQEIIDKSFHKASNIVEPYFPKKEMKIRKEVTDRISTIESISTGHLDKIIRKFPTIETLHPFYFDLIDLMFDVDKYKLSLGNVQWTTDKIKDFSTVYIKKLKGVKTINEMNNIMKQYYGRFSSLIKNINKDLLYLGECRNYLRRLPGIITDIPTFIIAGIPNSGKSSLIQKLTGTTPDIASYPFTTKEILIGYKNIGTRRVQFIDTPGILDRPMDDRNDIERRAIIALSKIEGTILFLFDYSGTSSYTEDQQNNLFNEISGSFPNKIIRIQTKIDISERKENKCISSVTSPGLKELDDVVIAEVENFYAARNQETGY from the coding sequence ATGTTTGATTATATTCCTACAGTATTAAGATCACAGGAAATCATAGATAAATCATTTCATAAGGCTTCAAATATCGTTGAACCTTACTTCCCGAAAAAAGAAATGAAAATCAGGAAGGAGGTTACTGACAGAATATCCACAATTGAAAGTATTTCAACGGGCCACCTGGATAAAATAATTAGAAAATTCCCTACCATTGAAACACTACATCCCTTCTACTTTGACCTAATTGATTTAATGTTCGACGTTGACAAATATAAGCTGAGCCTTGGAAATGTCCAGTGGACAACGGATAAAATTAAGGACTTCAGCACAGTTTATATCAAAAAACTCAAAGGAGTAAAAACAATAAATGAAATGAATAATATAATGAAGCAGTACTACGGAAGATTCTCATCACTTATAAAAAACATAAACAAAGACCTGCTTTATCTTGGAGAATGCAGAAATTATCTGCGCAGGCTTCCAGGTATTATAACAGATATACCAACGTTCATAATCGCAGGTATTCCCAACTCCGGAAAAAGCTCACTGATACAGAAGCTTACAGGAACAACACCAGACATTGCCAGTTACCCCTTTACAACAAAGGAGATACTTATAGGCTATAAGAATATAGGCACCAGGAGGGTTCAGTTCATAGATACCCCTGGAATTCTGGATCGCCCCATGGATGACAGAAATGATATAGAAAGGAGGGCAATAATAGCCTTATCAAAAATAGAAGGTACTATACTATTCCTCTTTGATTACTCCGGGACTTCCAGTTATACGGAGGATCAGCAGAATAATTTATTCAATGAAATTTCTGGAAGCTTTCCCAATAAAATAATAAGAATCCAGACAAAAATTGATATAAGTGAAAGAAAGGAAAACAAATGCATATCATCTGTAACTTCTCCCGGGCTTAAGGAGCTTGATGATGTGGTAATTGCCGAGGTGGAAAATTTTTATGCAGCAAGAAATCAGGAAACAGGTTATTAA
- a CDS encoding glycoside hydrolase family 57 protein — protein MENIAFYFELHQPLRLRPLKIQDRPDKMGIFWEEQNRDIFKRISEISYIPATKLLMESGIKSTFSLSGTFIEQALKYSPETIDVIDDYVKSGLCELMGETYFHSLASIWNEDEFKYQVNEQMHSIKSIFNYSPVSFRNTELIYNNRIAEMARDMGFRNILAEGTDEVSGRYSPNFRYLSPSGVNLYLRNYPMSDNISFRFSNTAWSGYPLTADKYIQWIQNSPGDIMNLYMDYETFGEHQRKETGIFDFVHYLGKYIEQYGMETLKIDEIQAKFSVKDTVSIDKTISWADTRRDLSAWLGNKMQNEAFSRLKHCEDCPDKKLWRYLQTSDLIYYMSMGEPEDFTVHEYFNPYRSPYLAFIYYMYALDNVCENAGKQL, from the coding sequence ATGGAAAATATAGCCTTTTACTTTGAACTGCACCAGCCCTTAAGGCTTCGCCCATTAAAAATACAGGACAGGCCTGATAAGATGGGCATATTCTGGGAAGAACAGAACAGGGATATTTTTAAGAGAATATCAGAAATTTCTTACATCCCAGCAACAAAACTTTTAATGGAAAGCGGGATTAAATCAACATTTTCCCTGTCAGGGACGTTTATTGAACAGGCATTGAAATACAGCCCTGAAACTATAGATGTTATAGATGACTATGTAAAATCAGGATTGTGTGAACTGATGGGAGAAACATATTTCCATTCCCTTGCTTCAATCTGGAATGAAGATGAATTTAAATACCAGGTAAATGAACAGATGCATTCAATAAAAAGCATCTTTAATTATTCCCCTGTGTCATTCAGGAATACGGAACTCATATACAATAACAGGATTGCAGAGATGGCCAGGGATATGGGCTTCCGGAATATCCTGGCGGAGGGCACGGATGAAGTCTCAGGGCGTTATAGCCCCAATTTCAGGTATTTATCCCCATCCGGTGTAAACCTCTACCTTAGAAATTATCCTATGAGTGATAATATTTCGTTCAGATTTTCCAACACTGCCTGGAGCGGGTATCCACTGACAGCAGACAAATACATTCAATGGATTCAAAATAGCCCGGGAGATATAATGAACCTTTACATGGACTATGAGACTTTTGGCGAACACCAGAGAAAGGAAACGGGCATATTCGATTTCGTCCACTACCTGGGAAAATATATCGAGCAATATGGCATGGAAACCCTGAAGATTGATGAAATACAGGCAAAATTTAGCGTGAAGGATACAGTCAGCATTGACAAAACAATTTCCTGGGCGGATACAAGGAGAGACCTCTCTGCCTGGCTCGGGAATAAAATGCAGAATGAAGCATTTAGCCGGCTAAAGCACTGTGAAGATTGCCCGGATAAAAAACTGTGGAGATACCTCCAGACTTCAGATCTTATATACTATATGTCCATGGGAGAGCCGGAAGATTTTACAGTGCACGAATATTTTAATCCATACCGGTCGCCATACCTTGCCTTCATTTATTATATGTACGCACTTGATAACGTATGCGAAAATGCTGGAAAACAACTGTAA